The Pseudofrankia inefficax genome window below encodes:
- a CDS encoding PucR family transcriptional regulator — protein MKGLLLRLSALDADAESAVRVIAYFDALVAARADAAALVRATATLAECGAGLETPRAGRVRYRADGSPALAASAGGPGSGTAEPDRVSSWTSVGADGRVWLERSGPVRALDEIVLERMAIAAQVVDARARPSLHIADPALVELALSERESDEDRARALRLLGLLPDVAIRAVGICAPAGVDVGVQAVALVARGRLGSRTVRVAVLGRTAAVLLQDRAATASPAGELRRALAERAASGPGRGADDHRAARDDGAHQARVGVGGPVEGLEARASWRQARLALRFAAPGAADTAVVDYAELGSLALLADLPVDRLRRDPDVRALESLAGSPAGAADVAVLEAFCRAGSLRQAASGLHLHHSSVAARVAHLEDVLGWRLDEPEGRFRAHLALLARRLAATA, from the coding sequence ATGAAGGGTCTGCTGTTGCGGCTGTCGGCGCTCGACGCCGATGCTGAGAGCGCGGTTCGGGTGATCGCCTACTTCGACGCGCTGGTCGCGGCCCGCGCGGATGCCGCCGCGCTGGTCCGGGCGACGGCGACGCTCGCGGAGTGCGGCGCGGGCCTGGAGACGCCGCGGGCGGGCCGGGTCCGGTATCGCGCGGACGGCTCGCCCGCGCTCGCGGCCTCGGCTGGCGGGCCCGGTTCTGGTACCGCCGAGCCCGACCGGGTGTCCAGCTGGACGAGCGTCGGAGCGGACGGCCGGGTGTGGCTGGAGCGGTCGGGGCCGGTGCGGGCGCTGGACGAGATCGTGCTGGAGCGGATGGCGATCGCGGCGCAGGTCGTCGACGCGCGGGCCCGTCCGTCGTTGCACATCGCCGACCCTGCTCTGGTGGAGCTCGCGCTCTCGGAGCGGGAGTCGGACGAGGACCGGGCCCGGGCGCTGCGCCTGTTGGGCCTGCTGCCCGACGTGGCCATCCGGGCGGTCGGGATCTGCGCGCCGGCCGGCGTCGACGTCGGGGTGCAGGCGGTCGCGCTGGTGGCTCGTGGGCGGCTGGGGTCACGGACGGTGCGGGTCGCGGTGCTGGGTCGCACGGCGGCTGTCCTGTTGCAGGACCGGGCCGCGACGGCCAGTCCGGCCGGGGAGCTGCGCCGGGCGCTCGCCGAGCGCGCGGCGAGCGGGCCGGGCCGGGGCGCCGACGATCATCGGGCCGCGCGTGACGACGGAGCCCACCAGGCGCGGGTGGGGGTCGGTGGGCCCGTGGAGGGGCTGGAGGCGCGGGCCTCGTGGCGGCAGGCTCGGCTGGCGCTGCGGTTCGCGGCACCGGGGGCCGCGGACACGGCGGTCGTCGACTACGCCGAGCTCGGGTCGTTGGCGTTGCTCGCCGACCTTCCGGTGGACCGGCTGCGCCGCGACCCGGACGTGCGGGCGCTCGAGAGCCTCGCCGGCTCGCCGGCGGGCGCGGCGGACGTCGCCGTGCTGGAGGCGTTCTGCCGGGCGGGGTCGCTGCGGCAGGCGGCCTCGGGCCTGCACCTTCATCACAGCTCGGTCGCGGCGCGGGTGGCCCACCTCGAGGACGTCCTCGGCTGGCGGCTCGACGAGCCGGAGGGCCGGTTCCGCGCCCATCTCGCGCTGCTGGCCCGCCGTCTCGCCGCCACGGCGTAG